The Candidatus Dechloromonas phosphoritropha genome includes a region encoding these proteins:
- the msrA gene encoding peptide-methionine (S)-S-oxide reductase MsrA has translation MKKHTFSGLTATVLLAALAACTQPAKTAMPVTPPAGAATAIFAGGCFWCMEQDFEKVPGVLEVESGYTAGQTEYPTYESVSYGSTGHTEAVRVIYDPQKVSYPQLVDYFWHHIDPTVKDRQFCDIGDQYRSGIYWQNETEREVAEASRDALLKSGQFKNIYTELAPASTFWRAEEYHQEYYKKNPLRYGYYRAACGRDARVAQVWGERR, from the coding sequence ATGAAAAAACACACTTTTTCCGGGTTGACCGCAACAGTTCTCCTGGCCGCGCTTGCCGCGTGCACGCAGCCGGCCAAGACAGCCATGCCCGTCACTCCGCCGGCCGGCGCCGCCACGGCGATCTTTGCTGGCGGCTGTTTCTGGTGCATGGAACAGGATTTCGAAAAAGTACCTGGCGTCCTTGAAGTCGAATCGGGCTATACCGCCGGACAAACGGAATACCCGACCTACGAGTCGGTCAGCTACGGAAGCACCGGCCATACCGAAGCTGTGCGGGTGATCTATGACCCGCAGAAAGTCAGCTACCCGCAACTGGTCGACTACTTCTGGCATCACATCGACCCGACCGTCAAGGATCGCCAGTTCTGCGACATCGGCGACCAATACCGCAGCGGCATCTACTGGCAAAACGAAACCGAGCGCGAAGTCGCCGAAGCCAGCCGCGACGCATTGCTGAAAAGCGGTCAGTTCAAGAACATCTACACCGAACTGGCGCCGGCTTCGACCTTCTGGCGCGCCGAGGAATACCACCAGGAGTATTACAAGAAAAATCCGCTGCGTTACGGCTACTACCGCGCCGCCTGCGGCCGCGATGCGCGGGTGGCCCAGGTCTGGGGCGAGCGAAGGTAG
- the selD gene encoding selenide, water dikinase SelD, with the protein MQTDAAPILRDIVLIGGGHSHVGVLHMFAMNPLPGARLTVICTDTDTPYSGMLPGYIAGHYSFDDVHIDLRRLSEFAGARYYRDEVVGIDRTARKVLCRNRPSVPYDTLSINIGSTPQLARVAGAAEYAVPVKPIRRFNERWLALRERVIQHPGATTIAVVGAGAGGVELTLAMQYRLRNELQALGRDPDELHFHLFSADPQILTTHNARVRQAFEQVLAERGVVVHRSAEVTQVAERQLQTRNGEMLEADEIVWVTQAGGAAWLRDTGLALDDKGFIRVLNTLQTETDPLIFAAGDCAAMIDHPLEKAGVFAVRMGKPLTENLRRMLLRQSLIHYRPQQRWLALISTGDQHAIASRGGFYAQGDLIWRWKDWIDRRFMRKFTELAARPMKTALASDQAIPLDEREQTQAISAIAMRCGGCGAKVGATVLSRALAKVHPVERDDVLIGLHAPDDAAIVRIPPGKASVQTVDFFRAFIDDPWIFGRIAANHALGDVFAMGGEAQTATAIATVPPGLEDKVEDTVFQMMSGAVSVLNEAGCALVGGHTGEGRELALGFAINGLIDEALSGVLAKGGMRPGNVLILTKPIGTGTLFAAHARLQAAGRWIDAALESMQVSNRAAVHCLIAYGATACTDLTGFGLLGHLVEMTRASGVDAELELAALPLLDGAVDTIKAGIFSSLQPANVRLRRALRNPEGFVDNPRHSLLFDPQTAGGLLASVPAESVEACLTALRALGYDKAARIGRILAHGEALEPITLIG; encoded by the coding sequence ATGCAAACTGACGCCGCACCCATTTTGAGAGACATCGTGCTGATCGGCGGCGGGCACAGCCACGTCGGTGTGCTCCACATGTTCGCCATGAACCCGCTGCCCGGCGCCCGCCTGACGGTGATCTGCACCGATACCGACACACCGTATTCGGGCATGCTGCCAGGCTATATCGCCGGCCATTACAGCTTCGATGACGTGCATATCGACCTGCGCCGGCTGTCCGAGTTTGCCGGCGCGCGCTATTACCGCGATGAGGTGGTTGGCATTGACCGCACCGCACGCAAGGTACTCTGCCGCAACCGGCCGTCGGTGCCTTACGATACCCTGTCGATCAATATCGGCTCGACGCCGCAGCTCGCCCGGGTGGCCGGGGCGGCTGAATACGCCGTGCCGGTCAAGCCGATCCGCCGCTTCAACGAACGCTGGCTGGCATTGCGGGAACGGGTCATCCAGCACCCGGGGGCGACGACGATTGCCGTGGTCGGTGCCGGCGCCGGCGGGGTCGAGCTGACGCTGGCCATGCAATACCGGCTGCGCAATGAACTGCAGGCGCTCGGGCGCGATCCGGACGAACTGCATTTCCACCTTTTTTCCGCCGATCCGCAAATTCTCACCACGCACAACGCCCGGGTACGGCAAGCCTTCGAGCAGGTGCTGGCCGAACGCGGCGTTGTCGTGCACCGCTCGGCAGAAGTGACGCAGGTTGCCGAGCGGCAGTTGCAAACTCGAAACGGCGAAATGCTGGAGGCCGATGAAATCGTCTGGGTCACGCAGGCCGGCGGCGCCGCCTGGTTGCGCGATACCGGGCTGGCGCTCGACGACAAGGGCTTCATCCGCGTGCTCAATACCCTGCAGACGGAAACTGACCCGCTGATCTTCGCGGCTGGCGATTGCGCGGCGATGATCGATCATCCGCTGGAAAAGGCTGGCGTCTTCGCCGTGCGCATGGGCAAGCCGCTGACCGAAAACCTGCGGCGCATGCTGCTACGTCAGTCGCTGATCCACTATCGCCCGCAGCAACGCTGGCTGGCCCTGATCAGCACCGGCGACCAACACGCCATCGCGTCGCGCGGCGGTTTTTATGCGCAGGGCGATCTGATCTGGCGCTGGAAGGACTGGATCGACCGCCGTTTCATGCGCAAATTTACCGAATTGGCAGCGCGCCCGATGAAAACCGCGCTGGCCTCGGACCAGGCCATCCCGCTCGACGAGCGCGAGCAAACCCAGGCTATCTCAGCCATCGCCATGCGTTGTGGCGGTTGCGGCGCGAAGGTTGGCGCAACTGTGCTTTCCCGAGCGCTGGCCAAGGTGCATCCGGTCGAGCGTGACGATGTGCTGATCGGCCTGCATGCGCCGGACGACGCTGCCATCGTGCGCATTCCGCCAGGTAAAGCGAGCGTGCAGACGGTCGATTTCTTCCGCGCTTTCATCGACGACCCGTGGATTTTCGGCCGTATTGCCGCCAATCATGCGCTCGGCGATGTGTTTGCGATGGGCGGCGAGGCGCAGACGGCAACGGCGATTGCCACCGTGCCACCGGGGCTGGAAGACAAGGTCGAGGACACCGTATTCCAGATGATGAGCGGCGCCGTTTCGGTGCTCAACGAAGCCGGCTGCGCGCTGGTTGGCGGCCACACCGGCGAAGGTCGCGAGCTGGCGCTTGGCTTTGCGATCAACGGCCTGATCGACGAGGCACTCAGCGGCGTGCTCGCGAAAGGCGGTATGCGGCCGGGGAATGTGCTGATCCTGACCAAGCCGATCGGTACTGGTACCTTGTTCGCCGCCCATGCCCGCCTGCAGGCGGCGGGACGCTGGATCGACGCGGCGTTGGAATCGATGCAGGTTTCCAACCGCGCCGCCGTGCACTGCCTGATCGCGTATGGCGCGACGGCCTGTACCGATCTGACCGGCTTCGGCCTGCTCGGCCATCTGGTCGAAATGACCCGCGCTTCCGGTGTCGATGCCGAACTGGAACTGGCCGCGCTGCCGCTGCTCGATGGTGCGGTCGACACGATAAAAGCCGGTATTTTCAGTTCCTTGCAGCCGGCCAATGTGCGCCTGCGCCGGGCGCTGCGTAATCCGGAAGGCTTCGTCGACAATCCGCGCCATTCGTTGCTGTTCGACCCGCAGACCGCCGGCGGCCTGCTGGCCAGCGTGCCTGCCGAATCCGTCGAGGCTTGCCTTACGGCGTTGCGTGCGCTTGGCTACGACAAAGCGGCCCGCATCGGCCGCATTCTGGCGCATGGCGAGGCGCTTGAGCCGATCACGCTGATCGGCTAA
- the msrB gene encoding peptide-methionine (R)-S-oxide reductase MsrB, whose product MNRRNWIFRISGLLVASALPFGMAGAAQTFPLTKSRDEWRKLLSPEAYRVLFENGTEPSGSSPLNAEKRAGTFICAACNNPLFDSAHKFESGTGWPSFWQPLAGAVGTSTDFKLIYPRTEYHCAHCGGHQGHIFNDGPQPTGKRYCNNGVALAFVPEGSPLPALRT is encoded by the coding sequence ATGAACCGTCGCAACTGGATTTTCCGTATTTCCGGCCTGCTGGTCGCCAGCGCGCTGCCTTTCGGCATGGCCGGCGCGGCCCAAACCTTCCCGCTGACCAAATCCCGCGATGAGTGGCGCAAGCTGCTATCGCCGGAAGCCTATCGCGTGCTCTTCGAGAATGGCACCGAGCCGTCCGGCAGCAGCCCGCTGAACGCCGAAAAACGCGCCGGCACCTTCATCTGTGCCGCCTGTAACAATCCTCTTTTCGATAGCGCCCACAAATTCGAAAGCGGCACCGGCTGGCCCAGCTTCTGGCAGCCACTGGCCGGCGCCGTCGGCACTTCGACCGATTTCAAGCTGATCTACCCGCGCACCGAGTATCACTGTGCGCACTGCGGCGGCCATCAGGGACACATCTTCAACGACGGCCCCCAGCCGACCGGCAAACGCTACTGCAACAACGGCGTCGCCCTCGCGTTCGTGCCGGAAGGGAGCCCGCTGCCGGCGCTGCGCACATGA
- the arsS gene encoding arsenosugar biosynthesis radical SAM protein ArsS (Some members of this family are selenoproteins.), with protein sequence MLDTFPLLLRTDFPAIARRKPETLQANLGYRCNQSCLHCHVAAGPKRTEEMSWETMEMLLAFAGRHDIRTLDLTGGAPEMNPNFRRLVTKARALGLRVIDRCNLTILGEPGYETLAAFLADSAVEITASLPCYLEENVDKQRGEGVFQDSLEGLRRLNSLGYGLPESGRILNLVYNPSGSSLPPDQTQLEQAYKEQLASRHGIVFNRLYVLTNMPIQRFGSQLLSRNEFGDYMQLLRSAAKPENLDGVMCRTLLSVSWQGQVFDCDFNQMLGLQLGGSKAARPVYLSDLLDADLSGRRIRVADHCYGCTAGQGSSCGGALVPEQAAGQPKPVAMP encoded by the coding sequence ATGCTTGATACCTTCCCGCTGCTGCTCAGGACAGACTTCCCCGCTATCGCGCGCAGAAAGCCGGAAACGCTCCAGGCCAACCTTGGCTACCGCTGCAACCAGTCCTGCCTCCATTGCCATGTCGCGGCCGGCCCGAAGCGCACCGAGGAAATGAGCTGGGAGACCATGGAGATGTTGCTGGCGTTTGCCGGCAGGCACGACATCCGGACCCTCGACCTCACCGGTGGCGCGCCGGAGATGAATCCGAACTTCCGGCGCCTGGTGACTAAAGCGCGGGCGCTGGGCCTGCGCGTCATCGATCGCTGCAACCTGACAATTCTGGGCGAGCCTGGCTACGAGACGCTGGCGGCCTTTCTGGCCGACAGCGCGGTCGAGATCACGGCTTCGCTGCCCTGCTATCTTGAGGAAAACGTCGATAAACAGCGCGGCGAGGGGGTTTTCCAGGACAGTCTCGAAGGTCTGCGCCGCCTGAATTCCCTGGGCTACGGCCTGCCGGAAAGCGGCCGTATCCTGAATCTGGTCTATAACCCGAGCGGCTCCAGCCTGCCCCCCGACCAGACGCAGCTGGAACAGGCCTACAAGGAACAACTGGCCAGCCGTCATGGCATCGTCTTCAATCGCTTGTATGTCCTCACCAACATGCCGATCCAGCGCTTTGGCAGCCAGCTGTTGTCACGCAACGAATTTGGCGACTACATGCAGTTGCTGAGGAGCGCCGCGAAACCCGAAAATCTCGATGGCGTGATGTGCAGGACACTGCTTTCCGTCAGTTGGCAAGGCCAGGTGTTCGATTGCGATTTCAATCAGATGCTTGGACTGCAACTTGGTGGAAGCAAGGCGGCAAGGCCGGTCTACCTCTCGGACCTCCTTGACGCGGACCTGTCCGGTCGCCGGATCAGGGTCGCCGATCACTGCTACGGCTGCACGGCGGGTCAGGGCAGCAGTTGCGGGGGCGCCCTCGTGCCGGAACAGGCCGCTGGCCAGCCAAAGCCAGTGGCAATGCCGTGA
- a CDS encoding SIR2 family protein, producing the protein MAEIAEVLSPWLLDKLQNGDCILFLGAGAAMGSLGPNGEKPLSGEKLRDLLCDKFLGGKYKDKSLPRVAEFAKYESSIPDVQNCIRAAFHPLQPASFHKAIPLFRWFAIVTTNYDLIVERAYESVVKRQQQLRPIIRDGDNFSGVLKDQNSLPYLKLHGCINTINDEALPLILGSEEYAKHQRNRKRLFSHFADWARERPVIFAGYDISDPNIQQILFDLTDMGMQRPTYAVIDPALDEIACRYWGAHRFVPVSITLEEFLRQVNNAIPESNRMLASLRDESALSISSWFQTNLPPSSNLRRYLNEELEHVRPGMVSKGVIPKVFYSGVNVDWSVFQQELDVKRAVTDDLILECVLADNRKKAPSIYLVKGHAGAGISVALRRFAWDAAKDFGARVLFLKEGGVLRSSLVAEIGELAQERIVLVIDDALKHLTDIARLYSEASAKHIELQIVIAARTNEWNSVPADTKIPPIFEEYELKDLSERDIGSLLDKLGQHDALGELSKMSRPEQFAHFKLHSERQLMVALHEATSGKPFEEIAFSEYAHVVPIEAQILYLDICTLHRLGVSVRAGLVSRVSGVTFETFSNEFFRPLEHVVRTYFDSASRDYVYRSRHALIAEFVFRQALPDPIERAAQIIRIIRHMDTDYESDSIAFGQLIRGRVLSDLFADKMLVRQIFDAALDSGAAADYINHQNAVFELHHPRGSMRAAMQAILEAEKHSSGRDRSIQHTKSMILRRLAHESDHQLERDKYRTEAKLILRKLMDTARMSHPYDTFGRLLLDELKERVLPTAEVNASDNDDLTNRSLADIIRQIEECLSKGLQLFPGGEHLFALEADLAHVLEDEPRAVASLEAAVRASPGRPFVAVRLAATYRRKNRTEDALRVLQACLQLSPSSKECHLEIAHVLMDQSEFAHRAEIQHHLKRSFTEGDANFDAQFWYARHQLLYGEIEQGLTQFTKLADRRTAPVYRNRIRGTVVSEDGAVVTFSGYVKAIGHAYCFASTAELRFDVHIRESAFSENAWEHLQVGSRIKFEVGFSLRGPVGANATVTV; encoded by the coding sequence ATGGCTGAAATTGCGGAGGTGCTAAGTCCATGGTTACTGGACAAACTACAGAATGGTGACTGCATACTGTTTCTTGGTGCCGGAGCGGCCATGGGAAGCTTGGGCCCAAACGGAGAAAAGCCACTATCTGGTGAAAAACTGCGAGACTTGCTGTGTGATAAGTTCTTGGGCGGGAAGTACAAAGACAAGTCATTGCCGCGCGTGGCCGAATTTGCCAAGTATGAAAGCAGCATACCAGACGTTCAGAATTGCATTAGAGCCGCATTTCATCCACTTCAGCCGGCGAGCTTCCATAAGGCAATCCCACTGTTTCGTTGGTTTGCCATCGTTACGACGAACTACGACCTAATTGTGGAGCGCGCTTATGAGTCGGTAGTTAAACGCCAACAGCAATTGCGCCCAATAATTCGAGACGGCGATAACTTTTCTGGCGTGTTGAAAGACCAGAATTCGTTACCCTATCTCAAGCTTCATGGCTGTATCAATACGATAAATGATGAGGCATTGCCGCTCATTCTAGGCAGTGAGGAGTACGCGAAGCATCAAAGGAATCGCAAGCGCTTGTTTAGTCATTTCGCAGATTGGGCTCGCGAGAGGCCGGTGATATTTGCCGGATACGACATTTCAGATCCCAATATTCAGCAAATACTATTTGATCTTACAGATATGGGGATGCAGCGGCCCACCTATGCCGTCATTGATCCAGCCTTAGACGAAATTGCATGTCGGTATTGGGGGGCTCATAGATTTGTTCCAGTATCGATCACTCTCGAAGAGTTCTTGCGTCAAGTCAATAACGCGATACCGGAAAGCAATCGAATGCTTGCTTCTCTGCGAGATGAGAGTGCGCTAAGCATTAGTTCCTGGTTCCAGACCAATTTGCCGCCCTCAAGCAATTTGAGAAGGTACCTAAATGAAGAATTGGAACATGTGCGTCCAGGCATGGTTTCGAAGGGCGTCATCCCCAAAGTTTTCTATTCCGGAGTAAATGTAGATTGGTCGGTATTTCAGCAAGAGCTGGATGTTAAGCGCGCCGTTACTGACGACCTAATATTGGAATGCGTTCTTGCCGACAATAGGAAGAAGGCTCCAAGTATCTATCTTGTCAAAGGTCATGCGGGAGCTGGAATCAGCGTCGCATTGCGAAGATTTGCTTGGGATGCAGCGAAGGACTTCGGAGCCCGCGTTTTATTTCTGAAGGAAGGTGGTGTATTGCGCAGTTCGCTTGTTGCAGAAATAGGTGAATTGGCGCAAGAACGCATAGTTCTCGTTATTGATGACGCCTTGAAACACCTGACTGACATTGCTAGGCTGTACAGCGAAGCCTCTGCCAAGCACATAGAGCTACAGATTGTTATTGCGGCTCGAACAAATGAATGGAACTCGGTGCCAGCAGACACTAAAATTCCGCCGATTTTCGAAGAATACGAGCTCAAGGACCTGTCGGAACGAGATATTGGCTCGCTTCTTGATAAGTTGGGTCAGCATGATGCACTCGGCGAGCTATCTAAGATGTCACGCCCAGAACAGTTTGCGCACTTCAAGCTTCATTCAGAACGACAGCTTATGGTTGCATTGCATGAAGCAACGAGTGGAAAGCCGTTTGAGGAAATTGCCTTCAGCGAGTATGCCCATGTGGTGCCGATCGAGGCACAAATTCTCTACTTAGACATCTGCACACTTCATCGACTGGGGGTCTCAGTTCGCGCAGGTCTGGTTTCGCGAGTATCGGGCGTCACATTTGAGACTTTCTCTAACGAGTTCTTTCGCCCGCTCGAGCACGTGGTTAGAACATACTTTGATTCTGCGTCGCGGGACTATGTCTATCGCTCACGCCATGCGCTAATAGCGGAGTTCGTCTTTAGGCAAGCCTTACCGGATCCTATTGAGCGGGCAGCGCAGATCATAAGAATAATTCGACACATGGATACGGATTACGAGTCTGATTCAATTGCCTTCGGCCAACTTATCCGAGGGCGGGTTTTGTCGGATCTCTTTGCAGACAAGATGCTCGTCAGACAAATCTTTGATGCTGCTCTGGATAGTGGCGCCGCAGCGGATTACATAAATCATCAGAATGCAGTTTTTGAATTGCATCACCCTCGGGGCTCGATGCGGGCAGCCATGCAAGCAATACTGGAAGCGGAAAAGCATTCAAGTGGGCGTGACCGCTCGATTCAACATACCAAGTCAATGATTCTTCGACGATTGGCTCATGAGAGCGATCATCAACTTGAACGAGACAAGTACCGGACTGAAGCGAAGCTAATCCTTCGAAAACTGATGGATACTGCGCGCATGTCGCATCCGTACGATACGTTTGGCCGGCTGCTACTTGATGAGCTTAAGGAGCGAGTGTTGCCAACTGCTGAAGTCAATGCCTCGGACAATGATGATCTGACTAACCGAAGCCTCGCTGACATAATTCGACAAATCGAGGAATGTCTTTCGAAAGGACTTCAGCTATTTCCAGGTGGTGAGCATCTGTTCGCGCTCGAAGCGGACTTGGCGCACGTTCTCGAAGACGAACCTAGAGCTGTGGCGTCATTAGAAGCAGCCGTACGAGCAAGTCCCGGTCGTCCATTTGTCGCGGTAAGGCTCGCAGCTACCTACCGAAGAAAGAATCGAACGGAAGATGCGTTAAGGGTCCTACAGGCTTGCTTGCAGTTGTCTCCTTCGAGCAAAGAGTGTCATTTGGAAATTGCTCACGTTCTTATGGACCAGAGCGAGTTTGCACATCGAGCGGAGATTCAGCACCACCTTAAGCGCAGCTTTACAGAGGGCGATGCAAATTTTGATGCGCAGTTCTGGTACGCACGACATCAACTTCTGTACGGAGAGATCGAACAGGGCCTAACGCAATTCACGAAGCTGGCCGACCGGAGAACTGCGCCCGTGTACAGGAATAGGATTAGGGGCACAGTGGTGTCAGAAGATGGCGCTGTAGTTACGTTTTCGGGATACGTCAAAGCTATTGGACATGCCTATTGCTTTGCATCGACTGCCGAATTGCGTTTCGATGTCCATATTAGGGAAAGTGCATTCAGTGAGAATGCCTGGGAGCACCTGCAGGTTGGATCAAGAATCAAGTTCGAGGTCGGCTTCTCGCTCCGAGGACCGGTCGGAGCAAATGCAACGGTAACGGTGTGA